In one Terriglobia bacterium genomic region, the following are encoded:
- a CDS encoding radical SAM protein — protein sequence MRAVDAAVCKVAGLTFNTVQIFNKRNPNPSFTPQWSDKPLLKSWEKTKPTLGWPRQTDSLCPDCVKEARDAIINGKKDWRDLMNEKVGEIKAQIIERDGQIWMVKECPIHGHYEDMMAYDSKFLDWIEKNFPGRDIPAHNDEDLHKHGSSNVRYGRGSVLTVDLTNRCNMMCDPCFMDANQVGYVHELSWEEVQEVLDNAVKIKPRRQMSVQFSGGEPTMSPYFLDAIRYSRKVGYNSVQAATNGIEFAKSKEFCRQAFEAGLRYAYLQFDGIGNDANSHRQVGNLFDVKLRAIENMHEAGIEIVLVVTIVNNVNNDQVGAIVKFAMENPKKIAFVSFQPVSFTGRDEDITPERRLRQRYTLSHLANDVSAQVGKVEPTRDWFPISFISTFAGFSDLVHGPESQWGALSCGCHPNCGVGTAIMINKETKEWAPVPRFLDAPQLVKDVTAITDAARGKSLSNFMMGLALLKNYKPFQAPKGLTLMDLFKKFDKTWALTKKSEFKYGKTSPDRTYEDAIKRRQSDPWNFLFIAGMWFQDLFNYDFRRTEMCIIPYGTQQGEISFCAYNTGIGWRKIIENMHKNATVAQWYKEHGKHEIYAKGKSVNLETYEHSLVIDANDAARVRHLEHDIPLTAAEEDRIRRKRALEEQAKVRAIYEELVLKKPQPTVVQIGSVQDIAKAVPADFGKANGNGNGAAAAKAKEAEAVAGD from the coding sequence ATGAGGGCTGTGGACGCGGCCGTCTGCAAGGTGGCGGGCCTCACTTTCAACACTGTCCAAATCTTCAACAAGCGCAATCCGAACCCTTCCTTCACTCCCCAGTGGTCGGATAAGCCGCTACTCAAGTCCTGGGAAAAAACTAAGCCGACGCTCGGCTGGCCCCGGCAAACCGATTCGCTCTGCCCCGACTGCGTGAAAGAAGCGCGCGACGCCATCATCAACGGCAAGAAGGACTGGCGCGACCTGATGAACGAGAAGGTCGGCGAGATCAAGGCTCAGATTATCGAGCGCGACGGTCAGATCTGGATGGTCAAGGAATGCCCCATCCACGGCCACTATGAAGACATGATGGCCTACGACTCCAAGTTTCTGGATTGGATCGAGAAGAACTTCCCCGGCCGCGACATCCCCGCGCACAACGACGAAGACCTGCACAAACACGGTTCCAGCAATGTGCGCTACGGCCGCGGCTCGGTCCTCACCGTGGACCTCACCAACCGCTGCAATATGATGTGCGACCCTTGCTTCATGGACGCCAACCAGGTCGGCTACGTCCACGAACTTTCCTGGGAAGAGGTCCAGGAAGTCCTGGACAACGCCGTCAAGATCAAGCCGCGCCGCCAGATGTCCGTGCAGTTCTCCGGCGGCGAGCCCACCATGAGCCCGTACTTCCTGGACGCCATCCGCTACTCCCGCAAGGTCGGCTACAACAGCGTGCAGGCCGCCACCAACGGCATCGAGTTCGCCAAGAGCAAGGAGTTCTGCCGCCAGGCCTTCGAAGCCGGGCTGCGCTACGCCTATCTGCAGTTTGACGGCATCGGCAACGACGCCAACAGCCACCGCCAGGTCGGCAACCTCTTCGACGTCAAGCTGCGCGCCATCGAGAACATGCACGAGGCGGGCATCGAGATCGTCCTGGTCGTGACCATCGTCAACAACGTCAACAACGACCAGGTCGGCGCCATCGTCAAGTTCGCCATGGAGAACCCCAAGAAAATCGCCTTCGTCAGCTTCCAGCCGGTCTCTTTCACCGGCCGCGACGAGGACATCACTCCGGAGCGCCGTCTCCGCCAGCGCTACACCCTCTCGCACCTGGCCAATGACGTCAGCGCCCAGGTGGGCAAGGTCGAGCCCACCCGCGATTGGTTCCCTATTTCTTTCATCTCCACCTTCGCCGGCTTCTCCGACCTGGTGCACGGCCCGGAATCGCAGTGGGGCGCGCTTTCCTGCGGCTGCCACCCCAACTGCGGCGTGGGCACGGCCATCATGATCAACAAGGAGACCAAGGAGTGGGCGCCCGTGCCGCGCTTCCTGGATGCTCCGCAGCTGGTCAAGGACGTCACCGCTATCACCGACGCCGCCCGTGGCAAGAGCCTCTCGAACTTCATGATGGGCCTCGCCCTGCTCAAGAACTACAAGCCCTTCCAGGCCCCCAAGGGCCTCACGCTCATGGATCTTTTCAAGAAGTTCGACAAGACCTGGGCGCTTACCAAGAAGTCCGAGTTCAAGTACGGCAAGACTTCCCCGGATCGTACTTACGAAGACGCTATCAAGCGCCGCCAGAGCGACCCCTGGAATTTCCTGTTCATCGCCGGAATGTGGTTCCAGGATCTCTTCAACTACGACTTCCGCCGCACCGAAATGTGCATCATTCCCTACGGCACGCAGCAGGGCGAAATCTCCTTCTGCGCCTACAACACCGGCATCGGCTGGCGCAAGATCATCGAGAACATGCACAAGAACGCCACCGTGGCCCAGTGGTACAAGGAACACGGCAAGCACGAGATCTACGCCAAGGGCAAGAGCGTCAACCTCGAAACCTACGAGCACTCGCTCGTGATTGACGCCAACGACGCCGCCCGCGTCCGCCATCTGGAGCACGACATTCCGCTCACCGCGGCCGAAGAAGACCGCATTCGCCGCAAGCGCGCCCTTGAGGAGCAGGCCAAGGTTCGCGCCATCTATGAAGAGCTGGTGCTCAAGAAGCCCCAGCCCACCGTCGTGCAGATCGGCTCCGTCCAGGACATCGCCAAGGCCGTTCCGGCAGACTTCGGCAAGGCCAATGGCAACGGCAATGGCGCCGCAGCCGCCAAGGCCAAGGAAGCCGAAGCCGTTGCCGGCGACTAA
- a CDS encoding zinc ribbon domain-containing protein — MPIYEYVCDKCQTHFEKLVLKKSEEIACPKCASKKNTLQLSVFSANTGAGKAAADRANAIACTPSGGGGCCGGSCGWKN, encoded by the coding sequence ATGCCGATCTACGAATATGTCTGTGATAAGTGCCAGACCCACTTCGAGAAGCTGGTCCTGAAGAAGTCCGAAGAGATTGCCTGCCCGAAGTGCGCCAGCAAGAAGAACACCCTGCAGCTTTCGGTCTTCAGTGCCAACACCGGCGCTGGCAAGGCCGCCGCGGACCGCGCCAATGCGATCGCCTGCACGCCTTCCGGTGGCGGTGGCTGCTGCGGCGGCAGTTGCGGCTGGAAGAATTAG
- a CDS encoding pyridoxamine 5'-phosphate oxidase family protein, with translation MSDFTPTARTKVRQKPQRGVYDRAVIESILDEAFVCQIGFVLDGQPYVIPTNYVRVGDRLFLHGSTASRMFRALAGGAALCLSVTLIDGLVLAPSATGHSINYRSVVVLGKAEAIEDAQEKFEAMRAFVERVIPGRWESVRPPSEQELKGTMVLALPLTEVSAKVRTGPPLFLDEDAGWEPWTGVLPLKLAPGEAVPALHGKATIPLPDYLRNYRRRDREAVTKR, from the coding sequence ATGAGCGACTTTACTCCCACAGCACGGACGAAGGTCCGCCAGAAGCCGCAGCGCGGGGTGTACGACCGCGCGGTGATCGAGAGCATTCTGGACGAGGCGTTTGTCTGCCAGATCGGCTTTGTGCTGGACGGACAGCCGTACGTCATCCCGACGAATTATGTGCGCGTGGGGGACCGGCTGTTTCTGCACGGGTCGACGGCCAGCCGGATGTTCCGCGCGCTGGCGGGGGGCGCGGCGCTGTGCTTGAGCGTGACACTGATCGACGGGTTGGTGCTGGCGCCTTCGGCGACAGGTCATTCGATCAATTACCGCTCGGTGGTGGTGCTGGGGAAGGCCGAGGCGATCGAGGACGCGCAGGAAAAATTCGAAGCCATGCGCGCATTTGTGGAGCGCGTGATCCCGGGGCGCTGGGAGAGTGTGCGGCCTCCCAGCGAGCAAGAGTTGAAGGGGACGATGGTGCTGGCCCTGCCGCTGACGGAGGTTTCGGCCAAAGTGCGCACGGGGCCGCCCCTTTTCCTTGACGAGGATGCCGGGTGGGAACCGTGGACAGGCGTCCTACCGTTGAAGCTGGCTCCGGGGGAAGCGGTGCCCGCCCTGCACGGCAAAGCCACGATTCCCCTGCCGGACTACCTCCGCAACTATCGCAGGCGTGACCGCGAAGCGGTCACCAAGCGCTGA
- a CDS encoding beta-lactamase family protein — MLPARLRRALSLCAASAVLLLPACAQQKPPKDGLPHPKTLEELQKAMRDVLEKNHVPGAGVALVSKGELLWCGGIGKADLATRREVTCDTEFRAGSISKSFVALALLKLQEEGRINFYARLEDVAPEIPMKNAWEAQRPVRIVNLLEHTAGFDDMRFSESYDRRGPADYPLLKVLQEHPGPQTVRWAPGTRFSYSNPGYGIAGYLIEKVSGEPFETYIQRNILDPLGITRGDFRLTDGNREFLAQGYNGNPPRAVPYQNIYLRPAGEMKASPGELARLVQFFLQRGKTGEMQLLKPETIGRMEYPETTAAARHGLRAGYGLGNYSTLEGGVVLHGHDGGIDGFLSSYRYMPEQNWGYAVLLNSSDSGKAMRQMNELAIDFLAQDFAKAQQPVVPLAAAELQRYAGYYAPRAPRNQLLSFLDELAGGVMVRFENGQLTRSGLLGGKPERLFPVARNLFRTEKEPEASVVFFNDGAGKAAYVDAGLSGISYGERGSPLWPRIRLALLVLSGLLMLSALLFALVWVPRWLFGQLEGVAHLAVRGVPLLAIVALAAGIAGFLGSFERLGEFNAGSLLTCVGTLFFGVFSVWGLLLALRVPKSEIRPGVRMHSLLVSVACCVLTFFFGAWHLIGLRLWAP, encoded by the coding sequence ATGCTCCCAGCCCGTCTTCGCCGTGCGTTGTCGCTGTGCGCCGCCTCCGCCGTGCTGCTGCTCCCCGCCTGCGCGCAGCAGAAGCCACCCAAGGATGGACTGCCGCACCCGAAGACGCTGGAAGAGCTGCAGAAAGCGATGCGGGACGTTTTGGAGAAGAACCACGTGCCGGGCGCGGGAGTGGCGCTGGTCTCCAAGGGCGAACTGCTGTGGTGCGGAGGGATCGGCAAGGCGGACCTGGCCACCCGCCGCGAGGTCACCTGCGATACCGAGTTCCGCGCCGGGTCCATCAGTAAGAGCTTCGTAGCCCTGGCCCTGCTCAAGCTGCAGGAGGAAGGCCGGATCAACTTCTACGCGCGGCTCGAGGACGTCGCTCCCGAGATCCCTATGAAAAACGCCTGGGAGGCGCAGCGGCCGGTGCGCATCGTGAACCTGCTGGAGCACACCGCTGGTTTCGACGACATGCGCTTCAGCGAGAGCTACGACCGGCGCGGACCCGCCGACTATCCCCTTTTGAAAGTGCTGCAGGAGCATCCCGGCCCGCAGACGGTGCGCTGGGCGCCGGGCACGCGCTTCTCGTATTCGAATCCCGGCTACGGCATCGCCGGTTATCTCATCGAGAAGGTCAGCGGGGAGCCCTTCGAGACCTACATCCAGCGCAACATCCTCGACCCCCTGGGAATCACGCGCGGCGATTTCCGGCTGACCGACGGCAATCGCGAGTTCCTGGCGCAGGGCTACAACGGCAATCCGCCCAGGGCCGTGCCCTACCAGAACATCTACCTGCGCCCGGCCGGGGAGATGAAGGCCTCGCCGGGCGAGCTGGCCCGGCTGGTGCAGTTTTTTCTGCAGCGGGGAAAGACGGGCGAGATGCAACTGCTCAAGCCGGAAACGATCGGGCGCATGGAGTATCCGGAGACGACGGCGGCGGCGCGGCACGGTCTGCGCGCCGGCTACGGGCTGGGGAATTACAGCACGCTGGAGGGCGGCGTGGTCCTGCACGGGCACGACGGGGGGATCGACGGCTTCCTCTCCAGCTACCGCTACATGCCGGAACAGAACTGGGGCTACGCCGTGCTGCTCAACAGCAGCGACTCCGGGAAAGCCATGCGCCAAATGAATGAGCTGGCCATCGATTTTCTTGCGCAAGATTTTGCGAAGGCGCAGCAGCCGGTCGTCCCGCTGGCAGCGGCCGAGCTGCAGAGATACGCCGGCTACTACGCGCCGCGCGCGCCGCGCAACCAGCTGCTTTCCTTTCTCGACGAGCTGGCCGGCGGGGTAATGGTGCGTTTCGAAAACGGGCAGCTCACGCGCTCCGGGCTGCTCGGCGGGAAGCCGGAGAGACTCTTTCCCGTGGCGCGCAATCTCTTCCGCACGGAGAAGGAGCCGGAAGCCAGCGTGGTGTTCTTCAACGACGGCGCCGGGAAAGCGGCGTACGTGGACGCCGGACTTTCCGGTATCTCCTACGGCGAGCGCGGCAGCCCGCTGTGGCCCCGCATCCGGCTGGCCCTGCTGGTGCTGAGCGGGCTGCTCATGCTCAGCGCGCTGCTCTTTGCCTTGGTGTGGGTCCCGCGCTGGCTCTTCGGGCAGCTGGAAGGCGTGGCGCATCTCGCCGTGCGCGGCGTGCCGCTGCTGGCGATCGTCGCGCTGGCCGCGGGGATCGCGGGTTTCCTGGGGTCGTTCGAGCGCCTGGGGGAGTTCAACGCGGGGTCCCTGCTGACCTGTGTGGGAACGCTTTTCTTCGGAGTGTTTTCGGTGTGGGGCCTGCTGCTGGCGCTTCGCGTGCCGAAGAGCGAGATCCGGCCGGGGGTGCGCATGCATTCGCTGCTGGTGTCGGTGGCGTGCTGCGTGCTGACGTTTTTCTTCGGCGCCTGGCACCTGATCGGGCTGCGCCTGTGGGCGCCGTGA
- a CDS encoding peptidase S10 yields MHRSALLAIALCFAGLAARAQQPPPQPAPEKPKEEKKTPPPPEEKAVPTKHSIRIAGQEIKYTATAGTMLLKLEDGTPKASVFYIAYTKDDVSDAAQRPVTFAFNGGPGSSSVWLHLGAFGPRRVQMGDAGALLPPPYKLVDNESSLLDVTDLVFIDPVSTGYSRAVPGEPPRQFHGIEEDVQSVGDFIRLYTTRNKRWSSPKFLAGESYGTTRAAGLSGYLQQRYGMYLNGIVLISSILNFETAEFDSGNDLPYILHLPTYTAIAWYHKRLSADLQVNLEKAVAESRRFAASEYADALMAGDLLPAPRRAEIAQKLARLTGLSQDYVERSHLRVPIFRFTKELLRAEGRTVGRIDGRFTGIDADEAGATPDYDPSIAAIMGPYTAVLNDYVRGDLKFESDLPYEILTGRVRPWSYAPYENRYVNVAETLRAAMTQNPFLHVFVAKGYYDLATPFFAAEYTFDHLGLDPSLRSHLSGAYYEAGHMMYVHPASLQKLKQDVAQFMRASIAK; encoded by the coding sequence ATGCATCGCAGCGCACTACTCGCAATCGCACTCTGCTTCGCAGGACTCGCCGCGCGCGCGCAACAGCCCCCGCCGCAGCCCGCTCCGGAAAAGCCCAAGGAAGAGAAGAAGACTCCCCCTCCGCCAGAGGAAAAAGCCGTCCCCACCAAGCACTCCATCCGCATCGCCGGCCAGGAAATCAAGTACACGGCCACCGCGGGCACCATGCTCCTGAAGCTCGAGGACGGCACGCCCAAGGCCAGCGTCTTCTACATCGCCTACACCAAGGACGACGTGAGCGACGCCGCGCAGCGCCCCGTCACCTTCGCCTTCAACGGCGGCCCGGGCTCCTCCTCCGTCTGGCTGCACCTCGGCGCCTTCGGCCCGCGCCGCGTGCAGATGGGCGACGCCGGCGCGCTGCTGCCTCCGCCCTACAAGCTCGTGGACAACGAATCCTCGCTCCTGGATGTAACCGACCTCGTCTTCATCGACCCGGTTTCCACCGGCTACAGCCGTGCCGTGCCTGGCGAGCCGCCCAGGCAGTTCCACGGCATCGAGGAAGACGTGCAGTCGGTCGGCGATTTCATCCGCCTCTACACCACCCGCAACAAGCGCTGGTCCTCCCCGAAATTCCTGGCCGGCGAAAGCTATGGCACCACCCGCGCCGCCGGTCTTTCCGGATACCTCCAGCAGCGCTACGGCATGTACCTCAACGGCATCGTGCTCATCTCCTCGATCCTTAATTTCGAGACGGCCGAGTTCGATTCCGGCAACGACCTGCCTTACATTCTCCATCTGCCGACTTACACCGCCATCGCCTGGTACCACAAGCGCCTGTCCGCGGATCTGCAGGTGAACCTCGAGAAAGCCGTTGCCGAATCGCGGCGCTTTGCCGCCAGCGAATACGCCGATGCCCTGATGGCCGGCGACCTGCTCCCCGCGCCGCGCCGCGCGGAGATCGCGCAGAAGCTCGCGCGGCTCACCGGCCTTTCCCAGGACTACGTCGAGCGCAGCCACCTGCGCGTGCCCATCTTCCGATTCACCAAGGAATTGTTGCGCGCCGAGGGCCGCACCGTCGGCCGCATTGACGGGCGCTTCACCGGCATCGACGCCGACGAGGCTGGGGCCACCCCCGATTACGACCCGAGCATCGCGGCGATCATGGGGCCCTACACGGCCGTGCTCAACGACTACGTCCGCGGCGACCTGAAATTCGAAAGCGACCTGCCCTACGAAATTCTCACCGGACGCGTTCGTCCCTGGAGTTACGCCCCCTACGAAAACCGTTACGTCAATGTCGCCGAAACCCTGCGCGCCGCCATGACCCAGAATCCCTTCCTGCACGTCTTCGTTGCCAAGGGCTACTACGATCTGGCCACCCCTTTCTTTGCCGCCGAATATACCTTCGACCATCTGGGCCTCGATCCTTCCCTCCGCAGCCACCTCTCCGGCGCCTACTACGAAGCCGGCCACATGATGTACGTGCATCCCGCGTCCCTGCAGAAGCTGAAGCAGGACGTGGCGCAGTTCATGCGCGCGAGCATTGCGAAGTGA
- a CDS encoding carbon starvation protein A, which yields MKRLFSIALWTAIALLGAGALATIALHRGEPLNATWFVLAAACSYLVAFRFYSAFLAARVLALDDTRATPAERFDDGRDYVPTNKWVLLGHHFAAIAGPGPLVGPTLAAQFGYLPGTLWLIAGAVLGGCVQDFVILFCSIRRDGKSLGQMAREEVGRRGGFLAQLAILAIMVILLAVIGLVVVNALKSSPWATFTLAMTVPIALLMGLYLRFWRPGRVLEASLLGVVLVVFVVVAGQWVADAPSWARVFTLSGTALATAIIVYGFAASALPVWLLLAPRDYLSAFIKAGAIFALAAGILLVRPTVQMPAFTRFVDGTGPIFAGKIFPFCFITIACGAVSGFHSLISSGTTPKMILRESHARLIGYGAMLMESFVGVMAMVAACAMPPGVYFAINSPASIVGGTAETAATTISSWGYALNPQTMHDLARTVGEQTLLNRAGGAPSLAVGMAQIFSSTIGGPRLLSIWYHFAIMFEALFILTVLDAGTRVGRFMIQELGGHVWKPFARTSWMPGILLSSGMIVGLWGYFLYQGVLDPLGGINSLWPLFGISNQLLAAVALVVATTILMKMGRWRWLWVTLLPMAALVTVTMTASYQKIFHPDPRIGFLSYASALSAQMAAGKIPAAQIAETQRLIFNQRLDAAVTAVLALMILALLADALRHWYALISKSKAPVLHEAPYIPTEWAEGD from the coding sequence GTGAAGCGTCTCTTCTCCATCGCCCTCTGGACCGCCATCGCTCTCCTGGGCGCCGGCGCCCTGGCTACCATTGCTTTGCACCGCGGCGAGCCGCTCAACGCCACTTGGTTCGTCCTGGCCGCGGCCTGCTCCTATCTGGTGGCCTTCCGCTTCTATTCCGCCTTTCTCGCCGCGCGCGTCCTGGCTCTCGATGACACCCGCGCCACTCCCGCTGAGCGCTTCGATGACGGCCGCGACTACGTCCCCACCAACAAATGGGTTCTTCTGGGCCACCATTTCGCCGCCATCGCCGGCCCCGGCCCGCTTGTCGGGCCCACCCTCGCCGCGCAGTTCGGCTATCTTCCCGGCACGCTCTGGCTCATCGCCGGCGCCGTCCTCGGCGGCTGCGTCCAGGACTTCGTGATCCTCTTCTGCTCCATCCGCCGCGACGGCAAATCCCTCGGCCAGATGGCCCGCGAAGAGGTCGGCCGCCGCGGCGGCTTCCTCGCGCAGCTGGCCATCCTGGCCATCATGGTCATTCTTCTCGCGGTCATCGGCCTGGTGGTCGTCAACGCCCTGAAGTCTTCGCCCTGGGCCACCTTCACCCTGGCCATGACTGTTCCCATCGCCCTGCTCATGGGCCTCTACCTGCGCTTCTGGCGCCCCGGCCGCGTCCTGGAGGCCTCGCTGCTCGGTGTCGTGCTGGTCGTCTTCGTGGTCGTGGCGGGGCAGTGGGTCGCTGACGCGCCCTCCTGGGCCCGGGTCTTCACTCTCTCTGGCACCGCGCTGGCCACTGCCATCATCGTTTACGGCTTTGCGGCTTCGGCGCTGCCCGTCTGGCTGCTGCTTGCTCCGCGCGACTATCTCAGCGCCTTTATCAAGGCTGGCGCGATCTTCGCTCTCGCCGCCGGCATTCTCCTCGTGCGCCCCACCGTGCAGATGCCCGCCTTCACCCGCTTCGTTGACGGCACCGGGCCGATCTTCGCCGGGAAAATCTTCCCCTTCTGCTTCATCACCATCGCCTGCGGCGCCGTCAGCGGCTTCCATTCCCTGATTTCCAGCGGCACCACCCCGAAGATGATCCTCCGCGAAAGCCACGCGCGCCTGATCGGCTACGGGGCCATGCTCATGGAATCCTTCGTCGGCGTGATGGCCATGGTCGCGGCCTGCGCCATGCCCCCCGGCGTCTATTTCGCCATCAACAGTCCCGCCAGCATCGTCGGCGGCACCGCCGAGACCGCCGCCACCACCATCAGCTCCTGGGGGTACGCGCTTAATCCCCAGACCATGCACGACCTCGCCCGCACCGTCGGCGAACAAACCCTTCTCAACCGCGCCGGCGGCGCTCCTTCCCTCGCTGTGGGCATGGCCCAGATCTTTTCCAGCACCATCGGCGGGCCGCGCCTGCTCAGCATCTGGTATCACTTCGCCATCATGTTCGAGGCTCTCTTCATCCTCACCGTCCTCGACGCCGGCACCCGCGTCGGCCGCTTCATGATTCAGGAGCTCGGCGGGCACGTCTGGAAGCCCTTCGCGCGCACCTCCTGGATGCCCGGCATTCTTCTTTCCAGCGGCATGATCGTCGGCCTGTGGGGCTATTTCCTCTACCAGGGCGTGCTCGATCCGCTCGGCGGCATCAATTCCCTGTGGCCGCTCTTCGGCATTTCCAATCAGCTCCTCGCGGCCGTGGCTCTCGTCGTGGCCACCACCATCCTGATGAAGATGGGCCGCTGGCGCTGGCTGTGGGTCACTCTTCTGCCCATGGCCGCGCTCGTCACCGTCACCATGACCGCCAGCTACCAGAAAATCTTTCATCCCGACCCGCGCATCGGCTTCCTTTCCTATGCCTCCGCGCTTTCCGCGCAGATGGCCGCCGGAAAAATTCCCGCCGCCCAAATCGCCGAAACCCAGCGCCTCATTTTCAACCAGCGCCTGGACGCGGCCGTCACCGCGGTCCTCGCCCTGATGATCCTGGCCCTCCTCGCCGACGCCCTGCGCCACTGGTACGCCCTCATCTCCAAGAGCAAGGCTCCCGTCCTCCACGAAGCCCCGTACATCCCCACCGAGTGGGCGGAGGGCGACTGA
- a CDS encoding YbdD/YjiX family protein, with amino-acid sequence MHRAEKRVSVIPGGRPAVFACPERSPGTGPESKDLSSIFVFRISPFSLSRLAHAAWRALREWSGDAAYDRYLRVAAAKPGAAPLLTPAEFYVEQLNRRYSRPNRCC; translated from the coding sequence ATGCACAGGGCGGAGAAACGAGTGTCTGTCATCCCGGGCGGAAGACCGGCGGTTTTTGCCTGCCCGGAGCGCAGTCCAGGGACCGGCCCGGAGTCGAAGGATCTCTCTTCGATTTTCGTATTTCGAATTTCGCCTTTTTCTCTTTCTCGCCTCGCCCATGCCGCCTGGCGCGCCCTTCGCGAATGGAGCGGCGACGCCGCCTACGACCGCTACCTGCGCGTCGCCGCCGCCAAACCCGGCGCCGCTCCCTTGCTCACCCCCGCCGAGTTCTACGTCGAGCAGCTCAACCGCCGCTACTCCCGTCCCAACCGCTGCTGCTGA
- a CDS encoding EAL domain-containing protein, which produces MTYSTASSNSELDRLKKLLSREQQSRLDAESLAKEMLHALHTAQKEVQLLQEIAFAANEQSSLEDALRFALKCVCAYTGWPAGRVSFCKEDGAGKTAVPAAVWHVSDPALWERLGPLSKETFVLPGSGLPGQVAASGEPAWISNVTQEQDCPGVDAARECGMQAVLAFPVLAGKDIAAVLEFFSPVTVEPDAPLLRVMRQVGTQMGRVLERRRYEDKLLYDAFHDPLTQLPNRALFLDRLTQCGGRSKRRPDYKFAVLFIDIDSLKNVNDSLGHDAGDRLIVEIAQRLRRSIRREDLIARPARNKAKARQGGEDTLARMGGDEFTILLEDIRDSSDSVRVAERIQQTLASPFVINKQEVFITVSIGIALSTTGYSVAEDMLRDADTAMHRAKIQGKARCEIFDPAMHVSAVRRLKLETDLRRAIEREEFRVHYQPIVSLQDGRIAGFEALVRWQRPESGLLAPGEFIAVAEETGLIVLIGKWVLREACRQMHAWNLQFPSTPPLTMAVNISAKQFAQPDLVSQVRQVLRETGLAPPALKLEITESVIMSDAQRTSRLFDELKALGICLSIDDFGTGYSSLSYLRRFPLDTLKIDRSFITGMDTNRASRQIVETIMTLARNLGMEVVAEGTEKAEEVNYLKTLGCEYAQGYFFSTPLDREAVVQKVFARVPER; this is translated from the coding sequence ATGACATACTCCACGGCATCTTCGAACAGCGAGCTTGACCGGCTCAAGAAGCTGCTGAGCCGGGAGCAGCAGTCACGCCTGGATGCGGAGAGCCTCGCGAAAGAAATGCTGCACGCCCTGCATACGGCGCAAAAAGAAGTCCAGCTGCTGCAAGAGATTGCCTTCGCGGCCAACGAACAATCTTCCCTCGAAGACGCGCTGCGTTTCGCGCTGAAATGCGTGTGCGCGTACACGGGCTGGCCGGCCGGACGGGTATCTTTCTGCAAGGAAGACGGAGCCGGAAAAACAGCCGTGCCCGCCGCCGTGTGGCACGTCTCCGATCCCGCTTTATGGGAACGACTGGGCCCTCTCTCCAAGGAGACCTTCGTCCTCCCGGGAAGCGGACTGCCAGGACAGGTGGCGGCCAGCGGAGAACCAGCCTGGATCAGCAACGTCACCCAGGAGCAAGACTGCCCCGGAGTGGACGCGGCACGGGAGTGCGGAATGCAAGCGGTTCTGGCTTTCCCGGTGCTGGCGGGGAAAGACATCGCCGCAGTGCTGGAATTCTTCTCGCCGGTGACGGTCGAGCCGGATGCGCCGCTGTTGCGGGTCATGCGGCAGGTTGGCACCCAGATGGGACGCGTCCTGGAGCGCAGGCGATACGAAGACAAACTGCTCTACGATGCCTTCCACGACCCGCTCACCCAACTGCCGAATCGCGCCCTGTTTCTGGACCGGCTGACGCAGTGCGGCGGACGGTCCAAGCGGCGTCCGGACTACAAATTCGCCGTTCTGTTCATAGACATCGATAGCCTTAAGAACGTGAATGACAGCCTGGGCCACGACGCCGGCGACCGGCTGATTGTGGAGATTGCCCAGCGACTGCGGCGCTCGATCCGGCGCGAGGATCTGATTGCGCGTCCGGCACGCAACAAGGCGAAAGCCCGGCAGGGCGGTGAGGACACGCTGGCGCGGATGGGAGGCGACGAGTTCACCATCCTGCTCGAAGACATCCGGGATTCCAGCGACAGCGTTCGCGTGGCCGAACGAATCCAACAGACGCTTGCGTCTCCCTTCGTGATCAATAAGCAGGAGGTGTTCATCACGGTCAGTATTGGAATTGCGTTAAGCACCACCGGCTACAGCGTGGCCGAAGATATGCTGCGCGACGCCGACACGGCCATGCACCGCGCCAAGATCCAGGGCAAGGCGCGGTGCGAAATATTTGATCCGGCCATGCATGTCAGCGCGGTGCGCCGCTTGAAGCTGGAAACGGACCTGCGCCGGGCGATCGAGCGCGAGGAATTCCGGGTGCACTATCAGCCCATCGTCTCGCTGCAGGATGGCCGCATCGCCGGCTTCGAGGCCTTGGTGCGCTGGCAGCGGCCGGAGTCCGGGCTGCTCGCACCGGGGGAGTTCATCGCGGTGGCGGAGGAAACCGGGCTAATTGTATTGATCGGGAAATGGGTGCTGCGAGAGGCCTGCCGGCAGATGCACGCCTGGAATCTGCAATTTCCATCCACCCCCCCGCTGACCATGGCCGTGAACATCTCTGCCAAGCAGTTCGCCCAGCCGGATCTGGTGAGCCAAGTGAGGCAGGTTCTGCGCGAGACGGGTCTTGCTCCGCCGGCCTTGAAACTGGAAATCACCGAAAGTGTAATCATGAGTGATGCGCAAAGGACGTCCCGACTTTTCGACGAACTCAAAGCGCTCGGAATCTGTCTGAGCATCGACGACTTCGGCACAGGATATTCGTCCTTGAGTTACTTGCGGCGCTTCCCGCTGGACACCCTCAAAATCGACCGTTCCTTCATCACCGGCATGGACACCAACCGGGCCAGCCGCCAAATCGTGGAGACGATCATGACTCTGGCGCGCAACCTGGGCATGGAAGTCGTGGCGGAAGGCACGGAAAAAGCCGAAGAGGTGAACTACCTCAAAACACTGGGCTGCGAATATGCCCAGGGATACTTTTTCTCAACGCCCCTGGACCGGGAGGCGGTGGTGCAAAAGGTGTTTGCGCGCGTGCCGGAGCGCTAG